A stretch of DNA from Gymnodinialimonas sp. 57CJ19:
CATCACGCGACCCACACGGAACATCGCCAGCAGATAGGCCTGCGGGCCGGCGGCAAGGTGGATATTGCGCCGCTCCAGCTGGGTCAGGAAGAAGCTGCGATGGACCATCTTGGACGCGACCGCCGTGGACATCGACACGGCGACCATCACCGCCAGACCGGTTTGCCAATCGCCCGTCAGTTCAAACACGATCAACGTGGTGGAAATCGGCGCCCCTAGAACCGCCGCCGCGACCGCCCCCATGCCGGCCAGTGCGTAAAGGGTCTCTGAGCCCGACACATCGGGGAAAATCCCCGTCGCCACCAAGCCAAAGGCCAGGCCCGAAATCGCCCCGATCATCAGAGAGGGCGAGAACACGCCGCCCCCCATGCGCCCCCCTACGGTGATCGCCGTGGCGATCGCCTTCAGGATCGCAAAGACGATGGCCTCCCATAGAAACAATTCTCCCGTCAGGGCGGCGGAAGTCGTCTCGTACCCCACGCCGATGATGTGGGGGAACCAGATGGCGATTGCGCCCAGGGCGAGGCCCGCGATTGCGGGGCGCAGATAGCGGGGCAGCTTTGTGCGTTGCTGCAGCGCGTTGCCCACGTCTTCGGCCCAGAAGGTGCCGCGCATGAACAAGACAGCGATGAACCCGCACAGGATGCCAAGGATCAGAAAAGCAGGAAGCTCTACGTAAAAGCGCAACATGCTTTCGCTTTCCAAGGTGAATTCGGTGACATCGCCAAACTCCAGCCGGTTAATCACCGTCCCCGCCGCGCTGGCAATGACGATGGGGGCAAAGGCATGGACCGCGAAGTGGCGCAGAACAACTTCAAGGGCAAAAATGGCGCCCGCGATTGGCGCATTGAAGCTGGCCGAGACGGCGGCCGCCACGGCGCAGCCCAGAAGATCGCGCCCGGTGATGCCATCGGCGTTGATCCAGCGCGATATCTTCGAAGAAATCACCGCAGCCAAATGCACCACCGGCCCTTCGCGGCCCGTGGAGCCGCCGGTTCCAAGGGTCACGAGGGATGCGAGCGCCGAGCCGATGCCCGCCCGCCCTTCAACCCGGCCATCATTGAGGGCCGCGCCCTCGATGACATCGGCCACGGCGCGGACCCGGCCATCGGGCGTAAACTTGTATAAGATAAGGCCTGTCACCAAACCACCGACTACCGGAATGATCAGGATCATCCACCAGGGAAGTCCCTGTGCGAAACTGTGCAGTGTCCGGACATCCTCGACGCCGTAGAGCGTTTCCTGCAACCAGCTGATGCCTTTACGGAACCCCAAAGCGGTGAAGCCCGCCGACACGCCGATCGCCAGTGCGATTAACCAGAATTGGAACTGGCTCGGTCCCTTTTCCAACAACAACGACCAGATGCCCCGCAAGGCGGTGACGCTTCTGGAGGCTTGGGCTTGAATCAGACCGCGCGGATCAATGGCCACGGGACAGGCTCACTTTCTGGCGCGGAACGCATCTGGGGGACACCGAGGGGCAACGCCGCGCGGCCGCCTCCCCTGAATACCATTACTTTAAAACGGTAGAGAAAGCTTAAGGATTTGGAAAGCCACAGCCCTGGAAATTCAGTGTTTTCCGACAATTGGGTGTGGCTGTCCGGCACGGCGGGGGGGGTATCGGGGGCCTACCCCTTGAGCAGAGCCCGTGCCGCGTCTTTTGCAGCGTCGGTTATCGTGTCGCCAGCAACCATGCGGGCAACTTCCTCCACGCGCTGGTCGTCGGACAGGGGCACCACGCGGCTGAAAGTCACGCCCTTTTCCACCGTCTTGGCCACTTGCCAATGATGCGCCCCAAGGGCCGCCACCTGCGGCGAATGGGTCACGACCAACACTTGCCCGCCCGAGGCCAGATCGGCCAAGCGCCGCCCAACGGCATCGGCTGTGGCTCCGCCGACGCCCCGGTCAATCTCATCAAAGATCATCGTTAACCCGGCCTGGTCCGAGGTCAGGCAGACCTTCAGCGCCAAAAGGAACCGCGACAGCTCTCCGCCCGAGGCGATGCGGTTCAGCGGGCCAGAGGGTGCGCCGGGGTTGGTGGCCACGGTGAAAGTGATCGTGTCCACGCCGTCAGGCCCGGCGGGGGCCTCTTCGCGGCGGGTTTCAAAGACGGCACGGTCCATCTTCAGAGGCGCAAGCTCAGCCCCCATGGCGCGATCGAGCTTCAGCGCGGCTTTCGCACGCGCCGCCGTAAGCTTATCCGCCGCCCCTTTATAGGCGGCGTCTTCGCGGTCACGGGTTTTGGTTAATTCTGCAATCTCGGCTTCTCCGCCATCAAGCGCGGCAAGACGTTGACCCAGTGTCTCGGCCAAACCGGCCAAATCATCAGCCAGCACGTTGTGCTTCCGTGCCAACCCGCGCAGGGCGAAAAGCCGTTCTTCCGTCATCTCCAACTCGGCCGGGTTGAACTCCAGCCGTTCCGCGAAACTGGCGACGCCGGCTTGCGCCTCGCCCAATTCCACCAGGGCGCGCTCCAGCGCGGCCATGGGCATTTCCAAGCGGCCCTCGGCGTGCTCCACCACCCCGTCGAGCCATCGGCTCGCGTCGCTCAACGCGCCTTCGGCGCCGTTCAGGCCAAGGGCGGTGATCGCCTGGGCCACATCTTCGCGCATCTTTTCGGCCGCTTGCATCATCCGGCGCTTGGCGTCCAACTCCGCTTCTTCGCCGTGCTCGGGGGCCAGCTTGGTAAGCTCAGCGACCGCGTGGCGGAGAAATTCTTCCTCCTCGCGCATTTCCACAAGCCGTTTTTCCGCCGCCGCCAGTGCCTTGCCCGCGGCCGCCTTGCTGCGCCAAGCGGTGGCCACCTTGCCGCGCAAGCCGTCGAGGTTGCCGTATTCATCCAGCATTGCGCGGTGGTTCCTGGGGTCCAGCAGCCCCTTGTCGTCCTGTTGGCCGTGTAGCTCTACCAACACATCGGACAAGGCACGCAAAACCTCGCCACTGACGCGCCGGTCGTTGACCCAAGCGGTTTTGCGACCTTCAGGCGTGTTAATGCGGCGCAGGATCAGCTCGTCCGAGGCTGGCAAGCCCGCTTCATCCAATACGGCATAAGCGGGGTGGCCTTCGGGCAGATCGAACTCTGCCACCACTTCGCCCTGCGCCGCGCCCGTGCGCACCAGATCAGCGCGGCCCCGCCAGCCAAGCACAAAGCCCAAACTGTCGAGCAAAATCGACTTTCCCGCCCCGGTTTCCCCGGTCAACACATTGAGCCCCGGCTGAAACGCGAGTTCCAGACGGTCAATAATCAACATATCGCGGATATCGAGATGGCGCAGCATAGATTGTGTGTTGCCCAAAGCAGGCGGAACGGTCAAGCGCTTACGGCATTCCCGCCCGACTTACAGCCAATCCCCACGCACGGTCTGCTGCCAGACTTCGCGCAGCCAGTTTTCTCCGGCGGCTTCCAATGACAGCCCCTGCCCCGTCAACTGACGGTAAGCGTCGTCATAGAACGGCGAAGACTGGAAGTTGTAGCCAAGGATCGCGCCAGCGGTTTGCGCCTCTTGCGTCAGACCGAGTGCAAGGTAGGCTTCCACCAGACGCAACAGGGCTTCCGGCGTGTGCGACGTGGTTTGGAATTCCTCTACCACAACCCGGAACCGGTTGATCGCCGATGTGTAATGTTCGCGGCGCAGGTAGTAGCGGCCCACTTCCATTTCCTTGCCCGCCAGATGGTCAAAGGCGAGGTCAAAGCGCAGGATCGCGTCTTGGGTGTATTCGCTATCGGGATACCGCTCGATCACGACACGGAGCGCTTGCAGCGCCTGATAGGTCACGCCCTGGTCACGGCCCACTTGGTCGATCTGGTCATAATAGGACAGGGCAAGAAGATACTGGGCATAGGCCGCGTCTTCGTTGCCGGGGTAGAAATCAAGGTAGCGTTGGGCCGCCACACGGGCTGCCTCATAGTCGCCATCCTCGTGATAGGCAAAGGCCGCCATGATCAGCGCCCGCTCGGCCCATGTGGAATATGGGTGCAGACGCTCCACCTCGATAAACAACTCGGCTGCATTGTCGGCGCGACCGTTTTCCAGCTCAAATTCGGCTTGCTGATAGATCGTCTCGGCGTCCAGCTCTTCCAAAGGGATGTTCGCATTGCGCCCGGCAAAGAAACCGCCGCCGCCATTGCCGCTGAACAGGCCGGTGCCAAGGAAACCATTGCCTCCACCACCGCCGCCACAGCCCGCCAAAACGAGCGTCAGCCCAAGGGCTGCACCGGAAAGTCGAAAGCGGTTGGTTGTCATGCGATTAGCCTCAAACCCATAGTCCTGAGCCCGATCCCGGACCCTGTCGGCACTGCTCTAGCACATTCCTTTTGCGGGCAAAATCCCTCAACCGACACGAAGATGCACCGAAGTGATAACGTGATGTTGTGGCCACGTCATGCGACGTGCGCAAGATCTGCTGATTTTACGCCAACGCCGGGCAATGCGGCCGCCTGATCCGGCGTGCATTCCACGAAACGCACCGCTCCCGGCGTGGCGAAAAGATTGCGAAGCAACTGGTTCGTAACCATGTGGCCCGCCCGGAAACCGGTGTAACAGCCCAGAATGGGAGCACCGGCCAAGGCCAAATCCCCCAATGCGTCCAACATCTTATGGCGCACGGCCTCATCCGCATGGCGGAAGCCACCGGGGCTGAGGACGTCGTCGCCATCCACGACGACTGCATTGTCGTAGGTCCCGCCCAGGGCAAGGCCCGCCTCGTGCATCATGTCCACGTCGGCGCGGCGGCAGAAGGTGCGGCTGTCGCACAATTCGCGCACGAAACGGCCATTGGCCAAATTGGCGATCCGCCGCTGATAGCCGATCGCCTTATCGCTGAATTCGATGGTGTAATCCATCTCCAGCCCGCGGGAGGGCGACAACTCGGCCCAGGCGTCGCCATCTTCGGCGCGAACGGTCTTGAGGATTTCCAGCGCGTGGATTGGCGCGGATTGGCGCTGGATACCTGCATCGAGGATCGCGCGCACGAAGGGCGCGGCAGACCCATCGAGGATCGGAAGCTCGGGGCCATCCACCTCGATCAGGGCGTTATGGATACCAGAGCCGATCAGGGCGGCCATGATATGTTCGACAGTGGAAACTTCGGTCCCATCTTCGGCCACCAACTTGGTGCACAGGCGGCTTTGGGGGACAAGATCGTAGCGGGCGGGGATCATTGCGGCATCGTCCAGGTCGGTGCGGCGGAACCAGATGCCGACGTTGGCGGCTTGCGGCAACATGCTGACACGAGTCAAACGCCCGCTGTGAAGACCGACCCCACTGAATGTGGCTTTTCTGCGAAGTGTTGCCTGCATCAAACTGCCCGCTCTTCCGTCCCAACAAATTCCGCGGCGTCGATTGCGTAAGACGCTCTGCCGGAAGCGGCTCTGGCGCTAAAAGGTTAACGCATGGTTTCCGCTGTATATGGGGGTAACGGGGGGCAGCGCTAGGAGCAACTCAAGCTTTATGACGCCTTGCAACAATGGGTGGCGGTGTGGGCGAAAACTTGCCTACATCTTGTGGGTAACTCTGTAACACTCTGTACTTAATACGAAAAAGACCGGCGCGAGGCCGGTCTTTCCTGTCACAATGTGACTGCAATTTAGTTCGCTTGGCGGCGCAGGAAGGCGGGAATTTCAATCCGCTCCTGATCGGGGTCAACAACGCCATCATCCGCCGCGTGATGCTGAGGCGCCGGCGCGGGGGCCGGAGCCGCCATTGTGGGCTGACGACGTTCGGCCGGGGCCGCGCCATCTTCGCCGGTGCCCGTCATACGGTTGATGAGCGAATTTAT
This window harbors:
- the lpxC gene encoding UDP-3-O-acyl-N-acetylglucosamine deacetylase; protein product: MQATLRRKATFSGVGLHSGRLTRVSMLPQAANVGIWFRRTDLDDAAMIPARYDLVPQSRLCTKLVAEDGTEVSTVEHIMAALIGSGIHNALIEVDGPELPILDGSAAPFVRAILDAGIQRQSAPIHALEILKTVRAEDGDAWAELSPSRGLEMDYTIEFSDKAIGYQRRIANLANGRFVRELCDSRTFCRRADVDMMHEAGLALGGTYDNAVVVDGDDVLSPGGFRHADEAVRHKMLDALGDLALAGAPILGCYTGFRAGHMVTNQLLRNLFATPGAVRFVECTPDQAAALPGVGVKSADLAHVA
- a CDS encoding chloride channel protein; the encoded protein is MRGIWSLLLEKGPSQFQFWLIALAIGVSAGFTALGFRKGISWLQETLYGVEDVRTLHSFAQGLPWWMILIIPVVGGLVTGLILYKFTPDGRVRAVADVIEGAALNDGRVEGRAGIGSALASLVTLGTGGSTGREGPVVHLAAVISSKISRWINADGITGRDLLGCAVAAAVSASFNAPIAGAIFALEVVLRHFAVHAFAPIVIASAAGTVINRLEFGDVTEFTLESESMLRFYVELPAFLILGILCGFIAVLFMRGTFWAEDVGNALQQRTKLPRYLRPAIAGLALGAIAIWFPHIIGVGYETTSAALTGELFLWEAIVFAILKAIATAITVGGRMGGGVFSPSLMIGAISGLAFGLVATGIFPDVSGSETLYALAGMGAVAAAVLGAPISTTLIVFELTGDWQTGLAVMVAVSMSTAVASKMVHRSFFLTQLERRNIHLAAGPQAYLLAMFRVGRVMRPMTHENSAPQERLLTLIEQGIFTDTNATLERALPIFERTGLDFLPVVQLSPTGGPPALEGALFHVDALKAYNKALAATAAEEHS
- a CDS encoding outer membrane protein assembly factor BamD, which gives rise to MTTNRFRLSGAALGLTLVLAGCGGGGGGNGFLGTGLFSGNGGGGFFAGRNANIPLEELDAETIYQQAEFELENGRADNAAELFIEVERLHPYSTWAERALIMAAFAYHEDGDYEAARVAAQRYLDFYPGNEDAAYAQYLLALSYYDQIDQVGRDQGVTYQALQALRVVIERYPDSEYTQDAILRFDLAFDHLAGKEMEVGRYYLRREHYTSAINRFRVVVEEFQTTSHTPEALLRLVEAYLALGLTQEAQTAGAILGYNFQSSPFYDDAYRQLTGQGLSLEAAGENWLREVWQQTVRGDWL
- the recN gene encoding DNA repair protein RecN — protein: MLRHLDIRDMLIIDRLELAFQPGLNVLTGETGAGKSILLDSLGFVLGWRGRADLVRTGAAQGEVVAEFDLPEGHPAYAVLDEAGLPASDELILRRINTPEGRKTAWVNDRRVSGEVLRALSDVLVELHGQQDDKGLLDPRNHRAMLDEYGNLDGLRGKVATAWRSKAAAGKALAAAEKRLVEMREEEEFLRHAVAELTKLAPEHGEEAELDAKRRMMQAAEKMREDVAQAITALGLNGAEGALSDASRWLDGVVEHAEGRLEMPMAALERALVELGEAQAGVASFAERLEFNPAELEMTEERLFALRGLARKHNVLADDLAGLAETLGQRLAALDGGEAEIAELTKTRDREDAAYKGAADKLTAARAKAALKLDRAMGAELAPLKMDRAVFETRREEAPAGPDGVDTITFTVATNPGAPSGPLNRIASGGELSRFLLALKVCLTSDQAGLTMIFDEIDRGVGGATADAVGRRLADLASGGQVLVVTHSPQVAALGAHHWQVAKTVEKGVTFSRVVPLSDDQRVEEVARMVAGDTITDAAKDAARALLKG